AAATTCCGGGTCGCCGTAGTGGCTAGGACTGTTACAACAAGCGTAATTGTTGATACGGCAAACAACTCGATGAGAACTTCTAGCCTTGTTTCAGCCATCGGGAGGAATAATCGCATAGTGCCCGCTACGCCTCCAGCGACAATTAATGGCGCAAAAAAGTCCTTGAGATACCAACGAGTTTTCTCACCCCGTAGTATTCGTCTATGCATCATATGAACCATAATAGGAATAAAGATAGCAGTTAGAATAGCCCATCCCGCCGCCCCGCCAATTGCTCCGTAAGTATAGACCCCGAAAACAATCGCTGGAGTCACAAACACAACCAAAGCAATGCCAACCTTAAAGACCAACGACGTCCAGCCATGTGCGAGTTGGAGGAAATGAAGGGGCCACATCGAAGCGTTAAGCCCTGACCCCAGAGCTATGAGAGTCAAAATCAAGAATGTGTTCGTTGCAATCTCCCGATTCCCGGTCCATACAAACAATATCTCGTACGAAAAGAAAACGATTACGGCTGTTACCGGAAATACGATAGCCGAAACCGTTTCACAACTACGGTGATAAAACTCGGTAAGGGCATTTTCATTTTTCGCAGAAATTAGCCGAGCAAACTCCGGATATACTGCGTGAGATAATGGCCCAACGAACATTACAATAGACGTTGACGCAATAGTTACCGCAAGCATGTAATAGCCGAAATGCTCAAGATCGACCATCCGGCTAAGTATTAACTTATCCGTTTGATTTAGGATCAAACTCAAAACCGAAATACCGGACACTCCAGCAGCGAATCGCCAAATCTTACTGAAAATATCCCATTTGAATTGACCTGGCATGCCGTCTGGAAGGCTTCGTCCCATTGTGGACATCAAGAGCAAAAGCTGCAAAACGATTACAAAGGTTTGCCATAACAAAAACGCCTGAATTGTTTGCGATATAAATATAAGAACTATCAACGCCCCAACTGATCGTAGCGTAGCGCAAATCCCATTGATGACGCTTAAGAGTACCTGCTTTTGTAAGCCCATCAGCCCGCCGGCGTAGAAATTGATCGAAAACTGGATTGCAATATTTACGCCGATGATATGGAGAGCCTGTGTTACGGTTTCAAGGCTCAGTTCCTTCGGATGAATCCAATATTGAGCAATGACCGGTGCCAGGATGGATAGGACTGTCGCGATTGCAAATGCTGATATCCAGTTCGGAATTGAAAGCGTTCGGGAAACATTGTGCATTTCCTGAGTCGAGTTGGGTAGCCCTGAGAGCCGTGCGAGTTCGCGGTTTATCGTCGACGAAATTCCTAAATCGAGCAGAGCAACAAACGATTGTAGCGTTGTGAACACGCCAACGAGGCCGTAACTCTCAATTCCGATAAAATGGAGATAAAATGGAACCGCAATTATATTTAATAATGCCGCCCAGACATTCCCAGGGAGGTTTGGGGGGGAGACACAAAGAGGCCAAAGCTTGATTATAGCAGAATAAGTTCGCCCAAAATAATATTAACCCCGGCCGAAAATCCACGCAAGAACGCCCCAATCTGGGTTCGGGGGGGGGGGGGAGGAGATGGGCCGGCAGGTCTCGCCCATCTGCTCGAGCTCCGGTTGAAGTGTATTTTTAGCAACGGTTAGAGTCAAGGCGCATTCGGGAATGGTGGATCGGGAATGGTGAATCGTTATTCGTGAATCGTGAATGGTGAATCGGGAATGGTGAATCGGGGATCGGGAATGGTGAATCGTTATTCGTGAATCGTGAATGGTGAATGGAGAATGGGGGGGCAGTGAATCGTGAATCGTGAATCGTGAATGGTGAATCGTGACTCGTGACGAGTGTCAGACGGAAGGGACAATGGGAGTGTGGGAGTAGAGGGAGTGGGCGAGAAAGGGAGATGAGGAGAGAATGGGGAAAGTGCGCGGGTTTTGGGGCGAAATGCGATGAAATAGCGGGAGTTTGGCGCAGTATCGCGGCGAAACGTGCCCGTTTAGGTCAGAAACTCGGGCAATCTCGGGCAAAATGCGCGCGTTTTGGCCGGAATTGGCGTTAAAACGGGGGTGGATCGTGTAGTTTTTGGCGGTTTTTGTCGCACGGTCGGGCGTCGATGCGCTAAAAGCAAGCCCGGCGAATGAGCGGTCAAGCAAAACTGTCACATATTTTTTTGTTGCACAGATGAAATAATGCTTGACACGTGCAATTTAGTAATGCTACATTTGTTATAGATTACGTTATAGACGTTTCTTACATAAACAAATACACAATAGACAACAAGGAGAATAAATAAGATATGGACTACAGAAAATTGGGCGATCTCGATCTGGCGGGTTTCGCCGGCAACGTACTTACACAATTGGGCGGCACGACGCTCGCGGCAGTGGACAGCCACTTGACAGCCTCGCTAGCGACCTCGTTCGGCAGCCTGCCTACCGACCTCGAGACCGAGGCGGCCGCTGCTGCGGTCGCCCGCGACGCAAGCCTTGCGGCCGTCGCACAAAAAAATCTGACCCGGCGTGCGGTGATGGCACTGCTCAAGCAGGTTCGCGATACGCTGATCGCCAGCAACGCGCCAAAGGATCAGTATGCTATCGCCGGATTTGACTACCCCGATCTGGTGCCGACGGCCTACACGGCCCAGGACCCGACGAACCTGTCGGCATTTGGCTATTCGAATGGGGTGATCACTATGCGATTTACGGGCAATAACAAGCCGGGCCGCGTGGTGTATGAGATATGGCGGCGCCACGGCGATACGGTCGACTGGGGCATCCACGCCCTTACACGCCGCCAGCGGCACGTCGATACGCCCGTCACGCCCGGCCAGTACTATGAGTACAAGGTCCGCGCCGTCGGAGCCAAATC
This is a stretch of genomic DNA from Chloracidobacterium sp.. It encodes these proteins:
- a CDS encoding oligosaccharide flippase family protein, with the translated sequence MFTTLQSFVALLDLGISSTINRELARLSGLPNSTQEMHNVSRTLSIPNWISAFAIATVLSILAPVIAQYWIHPKELSLETVTQALHIIGVNIAIQFSINFYAGGLMGLQKQVLLSVINGICATLRSVGALIVLIFISQTIQAFLLWQTFVIVLQLLLLMSTMGRSLPDGMPGQFKWDIFSKIWRFAAGVSGISVLSLILNQTDKLILSRMVDLEHFGYYMLAVTIASTSIVMFVGPLSHAVYPEFARLISAKNENALTEFYHRSCETVSAIVFPVTAVIVFFSYEILFVWTGNREIATNTFLILTLIALGSGLNASMWPLHFLQLAHGWTSLVFKVGIALVVFVTPAIVFGVYTYGAIGGAAGWAILTAIFIPIMVHMMHRRILRGEKTRWYLKDFFAPLIVAGGVAGTMRLFLPMAETRLEVLIELFAVSTITLVVTVLATTATRNFVEAYWRKARQGRK